From the genome of Phycisphaerales bacterium:
AAGGAGGTCGCCTACCTCATCGACACCAAGAACTCCCCCTGGGGCAAGACGCTCCGGCGCGAGGCGTCGCCGGGTGCCCCGAAGCTCGTGGTCATCAACACGCACCACCACGCCGACCATACCGGCGGTAACCATGCGTTCACCGGCGACTGCGACGTCCTGGCGCACGAGAAGTGCCTGCCGCGCATCGAGGGGAACGTCGCCCGCTACATCTCGCAGATCAAGGAGGCGGTGGGCAACTTCCCCAAGGGTGAGAGCGAGGGCCTCAAGAGGGCCCGCGAGGACTGGACCGAGCTCTACCACAACGTGACGAAGCTCGAGGCGAAGAACTTCACGCCCACGGAGGCCGTGAAGGACACCCACGAGATCGCCACGCCCGGCGGCGCGAAGATATCACTCCGCCACTTCGGCCCCGGCCACACCGACAACGACCTCGTCCTCCACCTCCCCAACTCCAACGTGCTCATCGTCGGCGATCTCGTCTTCCGCAAGGTCTTCCCCTACGTGGACCAGAACGGCGGCGGCACCATCGAGGGCTGGATCAGCGCGCTCAAACAAGCCCAGGCACTCTGCGACAAGAAGACCCGCGTCGTCCCCGGGCACGGCGACCTCTGCGGCCCCGAGGGGATCGCCGACCAGATCACCTACTTCGAAAAGTGCCGCGATGCCGTCGCCAAGGCCATCAAGGCCGGTCGCCAACGCAAGGACATCGTGACGATGAAGCTGCCGTTCCACGGCTACGCCAACGAGGACCGCCAGAGCATGACGATGATCCAGCTCTACGCGGAGCTGAGCGAGAAGAAGTAGCAGGGGTGATAGAGCGCGCGCCCCGCGTGCTCTTCACCACCCCTTCTCCGTTTCGCCTCAGTTCCTCTCAGTGTTCTGCCTTGAGGCGATTTCAATCCAGCAGGTGCACCACATTGGGCAGTTCATCGCGGTCATCCGCCGCCCGCGGGAACTTCTGCGCCAGCGCCCCACCCACCAGCCCCACGGCCTCCTTCAGCCCCACCGCCAGCTCCCCACGCCGCGAACCCGCCGTGACGGCCTTGCACGCGTTCTCCCACGTCTCCTGCGGCAGCACCGCGTTCACCTGCTGATCCCCGTCCACCCACGCCATGTGCTCCAGCAGCGACACGAAGATCAGCACACCGCTGCGGCCCTTGGTGTGCCCCACGCGGAAGAGATGGAACGCCTCGAAACCGCGCCGCCGAACCTCGGCCTCAAACTGAAGCCGCGGCACGAACGGTCGCGCCAACGCCGGGAACCGCGTCGCCAATGCCGCGCCCACCATCCACCACACCGCGAACAGCACCAGCACCGGGATCAGCCCCAGCGCCAGCTCCTGGCCCTGCGTCCATTCGGTCTCGTGGAACTGCTGGTACAGCACCCACGCGATCGCCACGCTGGCCAGGGCCAGCAGCAGCCCGAACAGGTCCTCCGCGCGGTCGTACCGCCCCGAGCGCGTAGCAACAACGACCACGATCTCGGCCGAAGTGCCGCGCTCGGCCGCGGCGATGGCTGAGTGCAGCTCGTCGCGGTCCTTCTGCGTGATGACTTGGGAAGCAGTCTTCATAGTTGATCACCAGGAGCCCGTGGCCCCGCCCCCTCCAGAGAAACCGCCGCCGAATGAGCCGCCGCCGCCCCCGCCGCCGAACCCACCGAACCCGCCGCCCCCGCCTCCGAACCCGCCGCCCGAACTATCGCCCCCGCCGAACATCCCGCCGCCTGAGCCGCGCGAGCCCCACGCGTTCCCAAGCAGCCCGCCCAGCAGCAGGCCGCCCAGCATTCCCCCCATGCCCGAGCTCGGACGCGAGCCCCAGCCGCCGCCCCAGCCCGCGGGCCCATAGCCCGGTCCGTACCCGGCGCTGCCGCCGCCGTACGGGACACCACCCGCAGAGCGCCGCGTAAACGCCTTGATGATCATGAACAGCACGATCAGCCCGACCGGGATGATGAAGCACCCGAGCGATGAGAACAGCCCGCGCCCGCCCAGCAGCGTGCCCGTCGGCTTCACCGGCGGCGCCGCCACCGGTCCCGAACCCCCCGCCGCCTGCGAAGTCCCGCCCACACCGCCCGGCGTGAACGCCTTCGTCGGGTTGTCGATGTTCTTCGTGATCGCCTCCACGCCATCGCGGATGCCGCCCGAGAAGTCCCCCTTCTTGAACCGTGGCACGATCACGCCGTTGATGATCTGCGCGGCCGCGACGTCCCGCTCATGCGTGAACGCCCCACCCATCTCGATCCGCACCTTGCGGTCACCCTTGCTCACCAGCAGCAGCACGCCCGTGTTGCGGTCCGTGGTCCCCACGCCCCACTCGCCGAACAGGTTCATCGCGTACCGCTCGATCGGCCACCGCGCGGCCCCGTAGTCCGCCAGCGAGTTGATCGTCACCACGATGACCGGGATGCCCTTGCTCTTGAGGAATGCATCCGCGCTCTTAGTGACCGCGGCCTCATCCTCCGGCTTTATGAGCTCAGCCAGATCGCTGACGAACTGCCCCTCCGCTGGTCGAGGGGGGTAGGTGACCTGGGCCTTTGCGGAGCAAGGCGTCAGCACCGGCAGCACGGCTACAAGAACGAGGAGCCACCATGGCCGCGATCGGGTCAGAATCAGCATGCCGCATTGTTGGTAGACCCGGGTAAGGGGTTTTATGGGGCCGGGGTGAACCCGATGCTCAAAGTGGCGGGAGTCGATGGTCGATTGTACAATGTACAACCATGAAGACGGACGGCCCTACATCAACTGGCACGGGCGTGTTCAAGCGACTCCAGAAGTACGGGAACAGCTACGCCCTGATCATCGATAAGGGCATGCTCGATGTCATGGGCGTAAGCCCCGAATCCGAGTTCAATGTCACAGTCCAAGGTGGTGGCCTCACGATTACTCCCAGCAATGTGGGCGCCGGTCCGGAGCGGATTGCCGCGTCGATCAAGAAGCTCCGTCCGATGTACGGCGAGATGCTCAAGAACCTCGCGAAGTAAGCCATGGATCGCCCCGTCTTGTTCCTGAGCGTCGCCGACGTGCTGCAGATCCAGCAGGACACCATCGAGAGCGAAGGTGGCGGTCGTGGTGTTCGCGATCTCGGACTGCTCGAAGCCGCGGTGATGCAGGCCCGCCAAACCTTCGGTGACGAGTACCTGCACCCGGACCTCGCCGCGATGGCTGCGGCTTACCTGTTTCACATTGTGATGAATCATCCCTTTGTGGACGGCAACAAGCGGGCAGGATCATTCTCCGCCGTCATCTTCCTGGACCTGAACGGAGTGACGAAGTACCCCGACCAGCACGTGATGGAGGAGGTCACCGTGGCCGTCGCTTCGAGCGAGATGTCAAAGGACCAGCTCACGCGATGGATGCGTGAAGCAATCTCTTAGAACTCGCATCGGTTCGAGGGCTGCGAAACGAACCAAGTGGGTGAAGGAGGTTCGTGTGAGGAGCGGCGACAACCAACCTCAAGCTGCCGGCCTTGGCGGCCTCATCCACACCTACCTCGCCTTCGACCCCAAGAACTTCCCCTCGCCAACCGCCCCACCGCCCGACCTCACTTCCGCGGCCTTCGAGCACATGCTCGCCTTCGGCTCCATGCGCCACCTCACGGAGGAGGAGCTCGCCCGCGCCATCCACCTTGACCCTTCGATGTTCCCACGCCTGGGCCCCAGCCTCGACCAGCTCATGGCCATGTTGGCGGAGCGCAAGCGGAAGATCCTTGAGACCTACGAGACCGAGCAGGTTCAGCAGTCCGTGGCCAAAGCCTTCGAGGATGCCGCGAGCACGGCCAACCCGCCGCCCAACCTGCGCGACGCCCTCACCCGCATGATCCGCGATGAGCAGCTCGCCGACCTCGAGCGGCTCTACTTCCGCCAGAAGGACGACACCAGCGACTTCGCCAGGCAGCTCATGTCGCTCATGCACCGCCTGGGCGAGAAGTACCAGGTCGACGAGCTCGCGGCCAAGTACGAGTTCACCGGCCGCACCCCCATGACCGTGCCCCAGGCCCTCGAGATCAAGGACGAGCTCGAGACCATCGACAAGCTCCTCGAGCAGCTCAAGGAGGCCAGCAAGACCGCGCAGCTCGCCATCATCGACATGGACGAGCTCAGCGAGTTCGCCGACGACAGCGCCCTCGAGGACCTCAACAAGCTCCAGGAGCAGATCGAGGACTACCTCCGCGAGCAGGCCCGCGCCCAGGGTCTTGAGTTCACCCGCGAGGGCTACCGGCTGACGCCGCAGGCGTTCCGTGTCTTTCAGCGCAAGCTCCTGCAGGAGATCTTCAGCGAGCTCACGGCCTCGCGTTCCGGCCGCCACACCGGCCCGGTGGTGGGGGAGGGGGCCGTAGAGATCGAGCGCACCAAGGAGTACGAGTTCGGAGATTCGGTGGCGCACATGGACATCGTGCAGACCGTGATCAACGGCGTCGCCCGCGAGAGAGCCAAGCCGCCGGCCCAGCCCGGATCGCAGTCACAGCGCCTCCACCTCTCCATGGACGACATCACCATCCACCGCACGCGCAACAACCCCAAGTGCGCGACCATGGTGCTGATGGACATGTCCGGCTCCATGCGATACGACGGCCAGTACATCAACGTGAAGCGCATGGCCCTTGCCCTCGACGGTCTCATCCGCGCCGAGTATCCCGGCGACTTCCTCGGCTTCGTCGAAATGTTCACCTTCGCCAAGCGCCGCCAGATCTCCGAGCTCCCCGCCCTCATGCCCAAGCCCGTCTCGGTGCACTCCCCCGTCGTGCGGCTCAAGGCCGACATGAGCAACCCCGATGTCTCCGAGCTTCGCGTCCCGCAGCACTTCACGAATATCCAGCATGCACTCGCCGTGTCCCGCCAGGTGCTCAGCGTGCAGGACACGCCCAACCGGCAGGTCATTCTCATCACCGACGGCCTTCCCACCGCCCACTTCGACGGCCCCGAGCTGTACATGCTCTACCCGCCCGACCCGCGCACCGAGGAGGCCACCATGCGCGAGGCGATGCTCTGCTCGCGCGATGGGATCACCATCAACATCTTCCTGCTGCCGAACTGGAGCCAGACCAGCGAGGACGTCGCCTTCGCGCAAAGAATGGCCGAGGCCACCCGTGGACGCGTCTTCTTCACCGGCGGACGCGACCTCGACCGCTACGTCGTCTGGGACTATGTCAAGCAGCGTCGCAAGGTGATCGGGTAAGAACCGCGACCGTCAGGGAGCGACACGCCCGCGCCCCGCGGGCGTGCGTCCTGTCACCCTCCCACAAAATCCCCAGATTTCCTTTGACTGCCACGCCCAATAAGTGCATCTTCACACTGCGGGAATGGGGCTCGTAGGGGTCGCTGTCATTCGGCCAGACCACGCGCATGTGCGCGGGGCGGCTGTCAGCGTGTGTCCGTCATCCCGGGAGAGTCCGCATGGTCCGCTCGCGAGCGCTGGTGTTGTGCGTGTCGGCTGGTTTCGCTTTGTTCGCGGGCGGGCACGCCGCCGCCCAGAATACGATCAGCCCCCCGGTCGAGAACCCCGCCAACAACCACTGGTACATCCTCCTCGACGCGTCCCTCATGCCCGACGCCCGCGCCAAGGCCGCGGCCCTGGGCGGCTCCATCGTCACCATCAACGACGCCGACGAGAACGAGTGGGTCCGCGCCAACATGGCCAACTACAACGGCGTCCCGCGCCGTCTGTGGATCGGCCTCACCGACGAGAACGCCGAGGGCACCTACGAGTGGATGAACGGCGAGCCCGTCACATACACCAACTGGCAGCTCAGCACCGCCCAGCCCGATAACCACCTCGGGCGCGACGCCGTGAACGGCGAGGACTACGTCGAGATGATCACGCCCGCCCTGGGCGAGTGGAACGACCAGCCGTCCTGCTGCAACGTCGGGCTCAATCCGCCGCTGCACGCCGTGATTGAGTTCAACACCCGCCCGACCTTCGGCGCCTGCTGCACCGGCACCACGTGCCAGGTCACCACGCCCGCGGGCTGCTCCAACCTCAGCGGCACCTACCGCGGGGACGGCACCGACTGCTCGCCGATCTTCAACGGCGCCAGCAACAACGGCCCCTTCGCCTCCGGCCTGCCCATCGGCCCCAACGCCGGCACCGTCACCACCGATACTCAGACGATGTCGGGTCCCACCGTCATCGGCAACCTCAGCCTCACAATCCGCCTCACCCACACCTACATCGGCGACCTCACGATCGACCTCCGCAACGACACTACCGGCGCGACGGTCCGCGTCTTTTCGCAGCTCTGCGGCACCAACGAGAACATGAGCGTCACGTTCGTCGACGGCGCCGCCACGCTCGTCTGCGGCACGCCCACCAGCGGCACCTTCAACCCCGCCAACCCGCTCTCCACCTTCGCCGGTCTGGACGCCAACGGCCCCTGGACGCTCACGATCACCGACCACGCGAACGTCGACGGCGGCACGCTCGAATCCTGGTCCTTGACCACCTTCGAGAGCGTCACCGCCAGCATCTGCGAGACGTCCATGTGCGGCACCGCCGACTACAACGGCGACGGCGACACCGGCACCGACCAGGACATCGAGGCCTTCTTCGCCTGCATCGGCGGCACCTGCTGCCCCACCTGCTGGCACCTGGGCTCGGACTTCAACGCCGACGGCGACGCCGGCACCGACCAGGACATCGAAGCCTTCTTCCGCGTCCTGGGCGGCAACCCCTGCTGATGGAGGAACCCCGACCGTGAGGGAGGGATACAGCCGCGCTTCGCGGCTGTGCAACTCACCACGTCACGAGAGGCCCGCGCCCCCGCGCGGGCCTCTTCTCTTTACCGCTCCAACCGCAGCCGCACCGCTAGATCATCCAGCCCCAGCACCGCCTCGCGCGTCGGCTCTTCCGGCAGTGAGGACCGCTCGCTCGCCGCATTCAGCTCATCCCTCAGCCGCACGAACTCAAGCTCGTGCCGTTCCAGCTCTCCCGGCCGCAGCGCATCCTTCTCGTTCCCGCTTACCTTTCGCGCGATGAGGTCATCGATGTACGCGAGCCGCGCCCGTTCGTTGAGCACCCTCAGATTGCTCTCCACCATCCCCGTCTCCAGCAGGTGTATGCCCGCCAGCAGCACGCGGTAGGTGTACAGCAGGCCCTTCACCGTCGGCCGCGGCGACCTCACCACCAGCTCCCACTGATTCTCGGCAAACCCGCGGTAGTGGTACCGGTGGTGCCGCGTCATGCACCCCCGCGCCAGGTGCCTGAGTTCTTCCAGCACCCCGCAGTCGTGCACCACCAGCGGCGAGAACACCTGCTCCAGCACGTAGCCGTTGCGCTTGAGCATCAGCCTGAAGAACTTGAGCACGTCGTGGGTCACGACGTCCATCTCCGGGAACCCGCTCTTGTCCATCACCTCCAGCGTCTCGCTCGGCGGGTCCATGCTCACGAACTCGCGCACTGGCGTGACATGACATCCGCGGAGGTCATAGTCCGAGTCCGGCGAGTGGAACCCATACAGGTGCGCACCGCTCACGGTCACGAACACGCGATCCGCCGGGTGCCGCGTCAGAAAAGCGCGTGCAAGGTCAAAGTCGAACATAAGCCCCCACTCTAGGGACTTCGCTGGCCTTCCCCGACCGAAAAGGCCGCCTCCCGCCCCTCCTCGCCTCTACTTCTCTACCCCTCTACTCCACTTCTCCTCCGCTCCGCTCCCCCCTTCGCGCCTTCGCTCCCCTTCGCGACCTTCGCGTTCGATTCCTGACGGACACCCACCCCCAGCGCATCGCTACAGTCCGTCCCGACCTCCACTGGGGTAGCAGGTCGGCTGGGGTGTTGTCCGAGTGTCGCCGACGCCGAGCTCTTCCGAACCCAATGCCTCAGAGCCGCTCGCGCCGGGACAGCCCATCGACGACGCCGCGCACACCCGCCCCAACCCACCCGACTCCATCGATCGCCCTCACGATCCCTACCTCGCCCTCCGCTCCGCCGACTACCGCCGCTTCGCCCTCGGCTTCGCCCCATCCTCCATCGGCCTCCAGATGATGGGCACGGCCATCTCCTGGGAGATCTACGACCGCACCCAGAGCCCCATGGCCCTCGCCTACGCCGGCCTGGCCCGCGCGGTCCCCGTGCTCTGCCTCGCCCTCCCCGCCGGTCACGCCGCTGACCTCTTCAACCGCCGCAACATCCTCGTCATCACCCAGCTCTGCTTCGCCCTCGCCGCCGGCGCCACCGCCGCGGCCTCCTACTGGCACGCACCCATTTGGGTCTTCTACCTGCTGCTCTTCGTCAGCGGCGCTGCCCGATCCTTCAACGGCCCCGCCCGCAGCAGCGTGCTCCCCCAGATCGCCCGCGGCGACGCCTTCCCCAACGCCGTGACCTGGAACAGCGGTGTCTTTCAGGTCGCCGCGATCATCGGCCCGCTCCTCGCCGGCTTCATGATCGACTGGCCCACTCTTTCCGGCGGCAAGCCCCAGGCCTGGCCCGTCTACCTCGCCACCGCCCTTGGCTGCGGGCTGTTCGCGCTCTCCGCGGCGGGCATGCACGTGCCCGCGCCCGAGCGCAAGCCCGGCCCCGCTTCCTTCAGCTTCCGCGCCATGATCGCGGGCATGTCCCACGTCCGACGCGAGAAGACCATCCTCGCGGCCCTCTCGCTCGACCTGTTCGCCGTGCTGCTGGGCGGCGCGACGGCCATGCTCCCGGTCTACGTCGAGCTCATCCTCGATGTCGACCCGGACTCTGAGGGCCGCTGGCTCGGCGCCCTCCGCTCCAGCCAGTTCGTCGGCGCACTGGTCATGTCCCTCGCCCTCGTGCACCGCCCGCCCTTCCGGCGCGCCGGACCCGCCCTGCTCTGGTCGGTCGCGGGCTTCGGCATCTGCATGATCGTCTTCGGCCTCTCCCGAAACGTGTGGGTATCGCTCGCCGCGCTCTTCCTCTCGGGCGGCCTCGACGCCATCAGCGTCGTCATCCGCCACGTCCTCGTGCAGACCCGCACCCCCGACCACGTCCGCGGGCGTGTCTCCGCCGTCAACAGCGTGTTCATCGAGAGCAGCAATCAACTCGGCGAGTTCGAGTCCGGGTCCGTCGCCCACGCCGCGGGAACGATCGCGGGCTCCAAGGTTTTCGGCGCCATGTTCAGCGTCGTCAGCGGCGGCATCGGCACGATCCTGGTTGTCCTTGGCATCGCCTGGATGTGGCCCGAGATCCGCCGCCTCCGCAAGCTCTGATCACCCCGCTCCCTCCCCTTCGCGACCTTCGCGTTCTATGCCTTCAAGCGCCCGCAAATACACGCAGATCGGTTAGCATGCCGCGCATGGGACAGACCGCCACGATGCCCGCCCCTCCCGGGCCGCGCGCCGCCGCACCCACGTACTGGGGCCTCACCGGCTACCAGTGGCTCGTCGTCGCCGCCGCGTGGCTGGGCTGGGGCTTCGACGTCTTCGACGGGCTGCTCTTCAACTACGTCGCCCCCGCCTGCGTCCCCGACCTCCTGGGGATCACCAAGGACACACCCGGCTACCAGGGCCAGATCAGCTTCTGGACCGGCACGCTCACCAGCGTGCTGCTGATCGGCTGGGGCGTGGGCGGCATCCTCTTCGGCAAGATCGCCGACCGGATCGGCCGCACCCGCGCCCTTCTGGTCACGATGCTGCTCTACTCCCTTGCCACCGCCGGCTGCGCCTTCGCCAACAACATCTGGATGCTGATGTTCTTCCGCGTCATCGCCAGCCTGGGCATCGGCGGCGAGTGGGCCGCGGGAGCCTCGCTCGTCGCCGAGACGGTCCCCGAGAACAAGCGCGTGTGGGCGGGCATGCTCCTCTACACCGCGTCACCCTTTGGCATCCTGCTGGCCACGCTGGTGTCCGACGTCTTCCTCCACCAGATCGACTTCGCCGCCGTGTCCGAGTCCCTCGGCTTCGGCGACGCCAGCTGGGGCTGGCGCGCGGTGTTCCTCACCGGCCTCGTCCCCGCCCTCGTCGCCCTCGTCATCCGCATCAAGGTCAAGGAGCCCGAGATGTGGAAGCCCGACGAATCCGCCGGGCGGGTGAGCGAGCTCTTCAGCCCCGCGATGCGGTCGCGCACCATCGGCGGGCTCGCCATGACCATCATCGCCCTGCTGGGCTGGTGGTCCTGCTTTGCCTTCATCCCCCTCATCGGCAACCGCCTGGGGACCGCGCCCGCGGACAAGTCGCAGCTCGTCTTCATCGGCACCGCCGCATACAGCCTGGGCGGCCTCATCGGCACTATCCTCACCATGCCCATCGCCCTCACGCTGGGCCGCCGCTGGATGTTTGCGCTCTACTTCGCCTTCTCCGCCGCCGCCATCTGGCTCGGCTTCGGCGGCGACTGGGAGGCCAAGACCCGCATGTGGATGATGCTGCCCGTGGGCATCGGCGTGTTCGGTGTCTTCGGCGCCTTCACCTTCTACCTCCCCGAGCTCTTCCCCACCCGCCTCCGCGGCACCGGCGCAGGCTTCTGCTACAACACCGGCCGCTTCATCGCCGCGGGCGGGCCGTTCCTCATCGGTGCTCTCACCACCCGCAAGTTCGACACGCCCGGCGAGCAGCTCGAGTTCCTGCTCACCTGCGTCAGCTGGGTGGCGGTCTTTCCCGCCCTGGGCGTCGTGCTCGTCCTCTGCCGCGTCTGCCACGAGACCAAGGGCCAGGCCCTGACCGACCATGGCTGACCCCTCGCCCACGATGCCCCGCCCCTGGCGCGTCTGCGTCGACACCGGCGGCACCTTCACCGACTGCATCGCACTCTCGCCCACCGGCGAGGTCCGCCGCGCCAAGGTGCTCAGCAGCAGCTGCCTGCGCGCCGCCGTGCTCGAATCCCGCGGGCCGCTCATGCGCATCACAGGCCGCGGGCTGGCCGCACTCCCGTCCTTCGCCGGCTTCACGCTCCGCGTGCACGATCAGGGCGAGGCCCTCATCACCAAGTCGCACCTACTTGACGATTCGACGCTCGAACTCACCCTCGGCCTCGAAGTGATCGTCAACCCCGGCTCCCTCTGCGAGCTCTCCAGCGGCGAGCCCGCGCCACTACTCGCCGCACGTCTCGCCACCTCCACCCCCCTCAACCACCCCTTCCCGCCCCTCGAACTCCGCCTTGCGACCACCCGCGGCACCAACGCCCTCCTTGAACGCCGCGCCGGCCCCGCCGCCCTCTTCCTCACCGCCGGCTTCGCCGACCTGCTCACCATCGGCACCCAGCAGCGTCCCGACCTCTTCGCGCTCGCCCCGCGCAAGCCCCGCGGCATCGACTGCGACACCATCGAGGTCAGCGGCCGACTCGACGCCCACGGCCGCGAGCTTCAACCCCTCGACATCGAGTCCCTCCGCGTGCACGCCCACGCCCTTGTGTCCCGGGGCATTACCTGCGCCGCCGTCGCCCTCATGCACGCCTGGCGCAACCCCGCCCACGAGCAGTTGGCCGCGCAGGTCCTCCGGGACGCCGGCTTCCGCCACATCTCGCTCTCCTCCGAGATAGCCGGCCGCATCGGCTACCTCGACCGCGCCCGCACCACGCTCGTCAACGCCTACCTCGCGCCCGTCGTCGACTCCTTCGTCGCCGAGGTCGCCCACGGCCTGGGCGCACCGAACTCCAACCCCACCGCCACAACCACCTCGCCCGCGCCGAACACTCCCCGCCTCCTCCTCATGACCAGCGCCGGTGGCCTCGTCACGCCCGATGCCTTCCATCCCAAGGACAGCCTCCTCAGCGGCCCCGCCGGCGGAGTAGTGGGGGCCCTCGACGCCGCCAGGCGCTCCGGCTTCACCCGCGTGCTCGCCTTCGACATGGGCGGCACCAGCACCGACGTCGCCCGCATCGACAACGAACTCGATTACGTCTTCGAGCACCGCGTCGGCCCCGGCACCGTCATGGCCCCTGCCGTCGCCGTCGAGAGCGTCGCCGCGGGTGGTGGCTCGGTCTGCTGGTTCGACGCCGCATCCACCCTCTTCCGCGTCGGCCCGCAGAGCGCGGGCGCGAGCCCCGGCCCCGCCTGCTACGGCGCCGGCGGCCCGCTCACGATGACCGACGTCAACCTGCTCCTCGGCCGCCTCGACCCCTCCCGCGTGCCGCTGCCCCTCGACTGCGCCGCATCTCAACGCGCCGCGGCCGCGCTCCTCGCGCAGGTCACCGCCGCGGGCCGCGACTTGTCAGAACAGCAGATGCTTGACGCCCTGCTCGCCGTCGCCAACGAACAGATGGCCGCCGCCATGCGCACCGTCTCCGTCCGCCAGGGCTACGACCCGCGCGACTACGCCATCCTCGCCTTCGGCGGCGCGGGCGGCCAGCACGCCTGCGGCGTCGCCGCGCTCCTGGGCGTCGACACCGTCATCGTTTCACAGGATGTCGGCCTCCTCTCCGCCCGCGGCCTCGCCGCGGCGGGAATCGAACGCTTCGCCACCCGCCAGGTGCTCGCCAGCCTCACCACCGCTCCGCTCGCGGACATCCTCGCCGAACTCTCCGCGCACGCAGCGGCACAGCTCGAGAACGACGGCTACTCAAAAGCAACCATCACCCGCCGCATCATCGCCGCCCGTCTCGCCGGCCAGGAGAACACGATCGCCGTCGAGGTCGATGACACCACCGACCTGGAGCACCAGGTCCGCACCGGCTTCGCCCGCCTCTTCCGCCAGACCTACGGCTACGCCCCCGTCGCCCGCGTCCTCGAGGTCGAATCCATCCGCGTCGTCGCCCGCGCTATGGAAGAGCCCTTCGACATCCCTACCGCGCCGATCTACGCCCCACACTCAACGAGCACCACCCCCAGCACCTGGCCCTCCCACCCGCGCGAGTCCCTCCGCCCCGGCGACAGCATCCACGGCCCCGCCATCATCAGCGAAGCCCACGCCACCACCATCGTCGAGCACGGTTGGACCGCGACCGTCGATGCCGCGCACGCCCTGATCCTCCGCCGCGATGACCCCGCGCCCTCAGCTCACGCCCCCGCCCACGCCGCCGAGCACGACATCCTCGCCGCCCGCCTCACCGCCATCGCCACCGACATGGGCGAGATGCTCCGCCGCACCGCCCTCTCCACCAACGTCAAGGACCGCCTCGACTTCTCCTGCGCCGTGCTCGACCCCGACGGCGAGCTC
Proteins encoded in this window:
- a CDS encoding lectin-like protein, whose translation is MVRSRALVLCVSAGFALFAGGHAAAQNTISPPVENPANNHWYILLDASLMPDARAKAAALGGSIVTINDADENEWVRANMANYNGVPRRLWIGLTDENAEGTYEWMNGEPVTYTNWQLSTAQPDNHLGRDAVNGEDYVEMITPALGEWNDQPSCCNVGLNPPLHAVIEFNTRPTFGACCTGTTCQVTTPAGCSNLSGTYRGDGTDCSPIFNGASNNGPFASGLPIGPNAGTVTTDTQTMSGPTVIGNLSLTIRLTHTYIGDLTIDLRNDTTGATVRVFSQLCGTNENMSVTFVDGAATLVCGTPTSGTFNPANPLSTFAGLDANGPWTLTITDHANVDGGTLESWSLTTFESVTASICETSMCGTADYNGDGDTGTDQDIEAFFACIGGTCCPTCWHLGSDFNADGDAGTDQDIEAFFRVLGGNPC
- a CDS encoding AbrB/MazE/SpoVT family DNA-binding domain-containing protein codes for the protein MKTDGPTSTGTGVFKRLQKYGNSYALIIDKGMLDVMGVSPESEFNVTVQGGGLTITPSNVGAGPERIAASIKKLRPMYGEMLKNLAK
- a CDS encoding MFS transporter; the protein is MGQTATMPAPPGPRAAAPTYWGLTGYQWLVVAAAWLGWGFDVFDGLLFNYVAPACVPDLLGITKDTPGYQGQISFWTGTLTSVLLIGWGVGGILFGKIADRIGRTRALLVTMLLYSLATAGCAFANNIWMLMFFRVIASLGIGGEWAAGASLVAETVPENKRVWAGMLLYTASPFGILLATLVSDVFLHQIDFAAVSESLGFGDASWGWRAVFLTGLVPALVALVIRIKVKEPEMWKPDESAGRVSELFSPAMRSRTIGGLAMTIIALLGWWSCFAFIPLIGNRLGTAPADKSQLVFIGTAAYSLGGLIGTILTMPIALTLGRRWMFALYFAFSAAAIWLGFGGDWEAKTRMWMMLPVGIGVFGVFGAFTFYLPELFPTRLRGTGAGFCYNTGRFIAAGGPFLIGALTTRKFDTPGEQLEFLLTCVSWVAVFPALGVVLVLCRVCHETKGQALTDHG
- a CDS encoding type II toxin-antitoxin system death-on-curing family toxin, with product MDRPVLFLSVADVLQIQQDTIESEGGGRGVRDLGLLEAAVMQARQTFGDEYLHPDLAAMAAAYLFHIVMNHPFVDGNKRAGSFSAVIFLDLNGVTKYPDQHVMEEVTVAVASSEMSKDQLTRWMREAIS
- a CDS encoding nucleotidyltransferase domain-containing protein, giving the protein MFDFDLARAFLTRHPADRVFVTVSGAHLYGFHSPDSDYDLRGCHVTPVREFVSMDPPSETLEVMDKSGFPEMDVVTHDVLKFFRLMLKRNGYVLEQVFSPLVVHDCGVLEELRHLARGCMTRHHRYHYRGFAENQWELVVRSPRPTVKGLLYTYRVLLAGIHLLETGMVESNLRVLNERARLAYIDDLIARKVSGNEKDALRPGELERHELEFVRLRDELNAASERSSLPEEPTREAVLGLDDLAVRLRLER
- a CDS encoding TPM domain-containing protein; translated protein: MLILTRSRPWWLLVLVAVLPVLTPCSAKAQVTYPPRPAEGQFVSDLAELIKPEDEAAVTKSADAFLKSKGIPVIVVTINSLADYGAARWPIERYAMNLFGEWGVGTTDRNTGVLLLVSKGDRKVRIEMGGAFTHERDVAAAQIINGVIVPRFKKGDFSGGIRDGVEAITKNIDNPTKAFTPGGVGGTSQAAGGSGPVAAPPVKPTGTLLGGRGLFSSLGCFIIPVGLIVLFMIIKAFTRRSAGGVPYGGGSAGYGPGYGPAGWGGGWGSRPSSGMGGMLGGLLLGGLLGNAWGSRGSGGGMFGGGDSSGGGFGGGGGGFGGFGGGGGGGSFGGGFSGGGGATGSW
- a CDS encoding MFS transporter encodes the protein MSPTPSSSEPNASEPLAPGQPIDDAAHTRPNPPDSIDRPHDPYLALRSADYRRFALGFAPSSIGLQMMGTAISWEIYDRTQSPMALAYAGLARAVPVLCLALPAGHAADLFNRRNILVITQLCFALAAGATAAASYWHAPIWVFYLLLFVSGAARSFNGPARSSVLPQIARGDAFPNAVTWNSGVFQVAAIIGPLLAGFMIDWPTLSGGKPQAWPVYLATALGCGLFALSAAGMHVPAPERKPGPASFSFRAMIAGMSHVRREKTILAALSLDLFAVLLGGATAMLPVYVELILDVDPDSEGRWLGALRSSQFVGALVMSLALVHRPPFRRAGPALLWSVAGFGICMIVFGLSRNVWVSLAALFLSGGLDAISVVIRHVLVQTRTPDHVRGRVSAVNSVFIESSNQLGEFESGSVAHAAGTIAGSKVFGAMFSVVSGGIGTILVVLGIAWMWPEIRRLRKL
- a CDS encoding MBL fold metallo-hydrolase; amino-acid sequence: MLNRREFVTASSAAALGALMSRDLLAQPRKDVGSSGGGRAVTLFEWKPIAPDLASIKVAFGQGGNVTLIDGKEVAYLIDTKNSPWGKTLRREASPGAPKLVVINTHHHADHTGGNHAFTGDCDVLAHEKCLPRIEGNVARYISQIKEAVGNFPKGESEGLKRAREDWTELYHNVTKLEAKNFTPTEAVKDTHEIATPGGAKISLRHFGPGHTDNDLVLHLPNSNVLIVGDLVFRKVFPYVDQNGGGTIEGWISALKQAQALCDKKTRVVPGHGDLCGPEGIADQITYFEKCRDAVAKAIKAGRQRKDIVTMKLPFHGYANEDRQSMTMIQLYAELSEKK